In the Sphingobium sp. Z007 genome, ACCTGACATGGCTGGGGGTGGCGTGGGACGGCGATATCGTCTTCCAATCGCAGCGGCTGGATGCCTATGCGGCGGCGCTGGAGCGGCTGCGCGCGCAAGGGCTGCTCTATCCCTGTTTCTGCACGCGCGCCGACATCCAGGCCAGCCTGACCGCGCCCCATGGACCGGAAGGCGCAGTCTATCCGGGGACGTGCCGGGGCCTGAGCCAGGCGGAACGCGCGCGACGGATCGATGCGGGCGACGCCCATGCCTGGCGGATCGACATGGGCAGGGCGGTGGCGCGGGTCGGGGCGGTGGCGTGGACGACCCTGCCCTTCCCGCCCAATCTGGATAGGCGCCACAGCGTCGCGGCCCATCCCCTGACCCATGGCGACGTCGTGCTGGCGCGCAAGGATGCGCCGGCCAGCTATCATCTGTCCTGCACGCTGGACGATGCGGCGATGGGCGTGACCCATGTGCTGCGCGGCAACGACCTGCGCGGCGCGACCGACATCCACCGGCTGCTCCAGGCGCTGCTCGACCTGCCCAGCCCCGCTTATGTCCATCATCCG is a window encoding:
- the gluQRS gene encoding tRNA glutamyl-Q(34) synthetase GluQRS — translated: MTLSPTPLHMVTRFAPSPTGRLHVGHGWSALMAMDMARAAGGAFHLRIEDIDGTRSRPDHVAGIIADLTWLGVAWDGDIVFQSQRLDAYAAALERLRAQGLLYPCFCTRADIQASLTAPHGPEGAVYPGTCRGLSQAERARRIDAGDAHAWRIDMGRAVARVGAVAWTTLPFPPNLDRRHSVAAHPLTHGDVVLARKDAPASYHLSCTLDDAAMGVTHVLRGNDLRGATDIHRLLQALLDLPSPAYVHHPLLIGPDGKRLAKRNGSIALADLRAQGMAADVLALHLRTGRFPIGIGLASA